A window of the Gossypium hirsutum isolate 1008001.06 chromosome A05, Gossypium_hirsutum_v2.1, whole genome shotgun sequence genome harbors these coding sequences:
- the LOC107960795 gene encoding adenine nucleotide transporter BT1, chloroplastic/mitochondrial, with protein sequence MSNKGMALFDDKRDMFFSICDLGFQWSLEPNTSYPGGLFASVGQMGMGFGASPNSPNPRNKDGTKPPFSDLFVKYLPIRVIELPEGEAASTKKKKKLELKLKIKIPNPSLRRLISGGIAGAISRTCVAPLETIRTHLMVGSSGNSTTEVFHNILQNDGWKGLFRGNLINVIRVAPSKAIELFAFDTVNKTLSPKPGEVSKIPIPPSLVAGACAGVSSTLVTYPLELVKTRLTIEKNMYDGILDAFLKILQREGPAELYRGLAPSLIGVIPYAATNYFAYDTLRKVYRKIFKEEKIGNIETLLIGSLAGAISSSATFPLEVARKHMQVGALHGRQVYKNVIHALSSILEQEGIQGLYKGLGPSCMKLVPAAGISFMCYEACKRILVDKDEDEA encoded by the exons ATGAGCAATAAAGGAATGGCGTTGTTTGATGATAAGAGAGATATGTTTTTCTCTATATGTGATTTGGGTTTTCAATGGAGTCTCGAGCCAAATACTTCTTATCCAGGTGGCTTATTTGCTAGCGTTGGTCAAATGGGAATGGGATTTGGCGCTTCACCCAACTCCCCAAATCCGCGTAACAAGGACGGAACCAAACCTCCATTTTCTGATTTGTTTGTCAAGTATTTACCGATTCGGGTTATAGAATTACCGGAAGGTGAAGCGGCGTCGActaagaagaaaaagaaactagAGTTGAAACTGAAAATCAAGATTCCTAATCCTTCATTAAGGAGGTTAATAAGCGGTGGCATAGCTGGGGCGATTTCAAGGACTTGTGTTGCGCCATTGGAAACAATAAGGACCCATTTGATGGTTGGGAGTAGTGGGAATTCCACAACTGAGGTGTTTCATAATATATTGCAGAATGATGGGTGGAAAGGGTTGTTTAGGGGTAACCTTATTAATGTGATTCGAGTTGCACCTAGCAAGGCGATAGAG CTATTTGCTTTCGATACCGTGAATAAGACTTTGTCACCCAAACCTGGGGAAGTATCAAAGATTCCAATTCCTCCCTCGTTGGTTGCAGGGGCTTGTGCTGGAGTCAGCTCAACTTTGGTGACCTATCCTCTCGAGTTAGTTAAGACTCGACTAACTATTGAG AAGAATATGTATGATGGTATACTCGATGCTTTCTTGAAAATACTGCAAAGGGAGGGCCCTGCTGAACTTTATAGAGGTCTTGCTCCTAGTCTCATTGGAGTTATTCCATATGCTGCCACTAATTATTTTGCATATGATACTCTACGGAAGGTTTAccgcaaaatttttaaagaggaAAAAATTGGGAACATTGAAACTCTTTTAATCGGATCATTAGCTGGTGCTATTTCAAGTAGTGCAACGTTCCCGCTCGAGGTGGCACGTAAGCACATGCAGGTTGGAGCTCTGCATGGAAGACAGGTCTACAAGAATGTGATACATGCACTCTCAAGCATTCTTGAACAAGAAGGGATTCAAGGTCTATATAAAGGTTTGGGTCCTAGTTGCATGAAGTTAGTACCTGCTGCTGGGATATCTTTCATGTGCTATGAAGCATGCAAGAGGATACTGGTTGACAAAGATGAAGATGAAGCATAG
- the LOC107958686 gene encoding uncharacterized protein At2g34160, which yields MVGTTEGVDSSASNSKKNRIQVSNTQKPLFFYVNLAKRYMQQYNEVELSALGMAIATVVTIAEILKNNGLAVEKKIMTSTIDMREESGGRPVQKAKIEILLGKSEKFDELMAAAAEEALDDE from the exons ATGGTGGGGACTACTGAGGGAGTGGATTCCTCTGCCTCCAACAGCAAGAAGAATCGTATCCAAGTCTCCAATACCCAGAAACCCCTTTTCTTCTACGTTAACCTCGCCAAG AGGTATATGCAGCAATACAATGAGGTGGAACTCTCTGCTCTTGGAATGG CTATTGCTACTGTTGTTACCATTGCTGAGATATTGAAGAACAACGGGCTGGCTGTTGAGAAAA AAATCATGACTTCTACCATTGACATGAGAGAGGAATCAGGGGGACGACCAGTACAAAAAGCAAAA ATTGAAATACTGCTGGGGAAGTCAGAGAAGTTTGATGAGTTGATGGCAGCTGCTGCTGAGGAAGCCTTAGATGATGAGTAA
- the LOC107958687 gene encoding cellulose synthase A catalytic subunit 1 [UDP-forming] — MEASAGMVAGSHRTNQLVRIRHDSDSGPKPLKNLNGQTCQICGDNVGVGAAGDVFVACNECAFPVCRPCYEYERKDGTQCCPQCKTRYKRHKGSPRVEGDDDEEDVDDLENEFDYAQGLSKARRQWQGEDVDLSSSSRHESQQPIPLLTNGHTVSGEIATPDNRSVRTTSGPLGPSEKNGSSSPYVDPRQPVPVRIVDPTKDLNSYGLGNVDWKERVESWKLKQEKNVMHMNNRYPEGKGDIEGTGSNGEELQMADDARQPLSRVVPISSSHLTPYRVVIILRLIILGFFLQYRATHPVKDAYPLWLTSVICEIWFALSWLLDQFPKWYPINRETYLDRLALRYDRDGEPSQLSPVDVFVSTVDPLKEPPLITANTVLSILAVDYPVDKVACYVSDDGSAMLTFEALSETAEFARKWVPFCKKHSIEPRAPEFYFAQKIDYLKDKIKPSFVKERRAMKREYEEFKVRINALVAKAQKMPEEGWTMQDGTPWPGNNPRDHPGMIQVFLGHSGGLDTDGNELPRLIYVSREKRPGFQHHKKAGAMNALIRVSAVLTNGAYLLNVDCDHYFNNSKALKEAMCFMMDPAYGRKTCYVQFPQRFDGIDLHDRYANRNIVFFDINLKGLDGIQGPVYVGTGCCFNRQALYGYDPVLTEADLEPNIIVKSCCGSRKKGKSGNKKYIDKKRAAKRTESTIPIFNMEDIEEGVEGYEEERSLLMSQKRLEKRFGQSPVFIAATFMEQGGIPPSTNPATLLKEAIHVISCGYEDKTEWGKEIGWIYGSVTEDILTGFKMHARGWISIYCMPPRPAFKGSAPINLSDRLNQVLRWALGSIEILLSRHCPIWYGYKGRLRLLERLAYINTIVYPLTSIPLLAYCMLPAFCLLTGKFIIPEISNFASMWFILLFVSIFATGILELRWSGVSIEDWWRNEQFWVIGGTSAHLFAVFQGLLKVLAGIDTNFTVTSKASDDDGEFAELYVFKWTSLLIPPTTVLIINLVGIVAGVSYAINSGYQSWGPLFGKLFFAIWVIAHLYPFLKGLVGRQNRTPTIVIVWSILLASIFSLLWVRIDPFTSEATKAAANGQCGINC, encoded by the exons ATGGAAGCAAGTGCTGGAATGGTGGCCGGTTCTCACCGGACTAACCAGTTGGTTCGGATTCGTCATGATTCTGATAGCGGG CCTAAACCGCTAAAGAATTTGAATGGACAGACATGTCAAATCTGTGGTGATAATGTTGGAGTTGGTGCTGCCGGTGATGTGTTCGTTGCTTGCAATGAGTGTGCCTTTCCAGTTTGCCGGCCTTGTTATGAGTATGAACGGAAAGATGGGACTCAGTGTTGTCCCCAGTGCAAGACTAGATACAAGAGGCATAAAG GGAGCCCTCGAGTGGAGGGAGATGACGACGAGGAAGATGTTGATGACTTGGAGAATGAGTTTGATTATGCTCAAGGACTCAGTAAGGCTAGGCGGCAGTGGCAGGGTGAAGATGTGGATCTTTCTTCATCCTCGAGACATGAATCTCAACAACCAATCCCTCTTCTAACCAATGGCCACACA GTTTCTGGAGAAATTGCTACTCCAGACAATCGATCCGTGCGAACAACATCAGGTCCTTTGGGCCCTTCTGAGAAGAATGGCAGTTCTTCTCCTTATGTTGACCCAAGGCAACCAG TCCCGGTGAGAATTGTGGACCCAACGAAGGACTTGAATTCTTATGGCCTTGGGAATGTTGATTGGAAGGAAAGGGTTGAAAGTTGGAAACTCAAACAGGAGAAAAATGTGATGCATATGAACAATAGGTACCCTGAAGGAAAGGGAGATATAGAAGGAACTGGTTCAAATGGGGAGGAATTGCAAAT GGCTGATGATGCTCGTCAACCTTTGAGTCGTGTGGTGCCTATTTCTTCGTCTCACCTGACCCCTTATCGTGTTGTCATCATTCTCCGTCTCATCATTTTGGGCTTTTTCTTGCAATATCGTGCCACACATCCAGTGAAAGATGCATATCCATTGTGGCTAACATCTGTTATCTGTGAGATTTGGTTTGCTTTATCTTGGCTTCTAGATCAGTTTCCAAAATGGTATCCCATTAACCGTGAGACCTACCTTGACAGGCTAGCTTTGAG ATATGACCGGGATGGGGAACCATCACAGCTATCCCCTGTAGATGTTTTTGTCAGTACAGTGGATCCACTCAAAGAGCCTCCACTTATCACAGCGAACACTGTCTTGTCAATCCTTGCAGTGGATTACCCGGTGGACAAAGTAGCTTGCTATgtttctgatgatggttcagcTATGCTGACTTTTGAAGCCCTCTCTGAAACTGCTGAGTTTGCAAGGAAGTGGGTGCCTTTCTGCAAGAAGCACAGTATAGAGCCTAGAGCTCCTGAGTTTTATTTTGCTCAAAAGATTGATTATCTAAAGGACAAGATAAAGCCTTCATTTGTCAAGGAGCGTCGTGCAATGAAG AGAGAATATGAAGAATTCAAGGTGCGGATCAATGCTCTTGTTGCCAAAGCTCAGAAAATGCCTGAAGAAGGTTGGACAATGCAGGATGGAACGCCATGGCCTGGAAACAACCCAAGAGATCATCCAGGAATGATACAG GTGTTTCTAGGTCATAGTGGGGGGCTCGATACTGATGGAAATGAGCTACCTCGCCTTATCTATGTTTCTCGTGAGAAGCGACCTGGATTCCAACACCACAAAAAAGCTGGAGCCATGAATGCTTTG ATTCGAGTTTCAGCTGTTCTTACCAATGGGGCATATTTGTTGAATGTCGATTGTGATCACTACTTCAATAACAGTAAAGCTCTTAAAGAAGCAATGTGTTTCATGATGGATCCTGCCTATGGAAGGAAGACATGCTATGTGCAGTTCCCTCAACGTTTTGATGGCATTGACTTGCACGATCGATATGCCAATAGGAATATTGTGTTCTTTGAT ATTAACTTGAAAGGGTTAGATGGCATCCAAGGTCCTGTCTATGTGGGAACTGGTTGCTGTTTCAACAGGCAGGCTCTATATGGGTATGATCCGGTTCTGACAGAAGCAGATTTGGAACCAAATATTATTGTTAAGAGTTGTTGTGGTTCAAGAAAGAAGGGAAAGAGTGGGAATAAAAAATACATTGACAAGAAGAGGGCAGCTAAGAGAACTGAATCGACCATCCCTATTTTCAATATGGAAGACATTGAGGAGGGTGTAGAAG GATATGAGGAAGAAAGGTCTCTTCTCATGTCTCAGAAGAGACTAGAGAAGCGATTTGGTCAGTCACCGGTATTTATCGCTGCTACCTTCATGGAACAAGGAGGCATTCCACCATCAACCAATCCTGCAACGCTTTTAAAAGAAGCAATCCATGTAATTAGTTGTGGATACGAGGACAAGACTGAATGGGGCAAGGAG ATTGGATGGATTTATGGTTCTGTTACAGAAGATATTTTGACTGGTTTTAAGATGCATGCCCGCGGGTGGATATCAATCTATTGCATGCCTCCTCGTCCAGCATTCAAGGGATCTGCTCCTATCAATCTTTCTGATCGTTTGAACCAAGTGCTTCGATGGGCCTTGGGTTCTATTGAGATTTTGCTGAGTAGGCATTGCCCCATATGGTATGGTTACAAAGGAAGATTGAGGCTTCTGGAGAGACTGGCATACATTAACACCATTGTTTACCCCCTCACCTCTATTCCTTTGCTTGCTTATTGTATGCTTCCTGCCTTTTGCCTTCTGACAGGAAAATTTATCATTCCTGAG ATAAGCAACTTTGCTAGCATGTGGTTCATTCTCCTTTTCGTCTCCATTTTTGCTACTGGAATTCTTGAGCTTAGATGGAGTGGTGTCAGTATCGAAGACTGGTGGAGAAACGAACAGTTCTGGGTCATTGGTGGGACATCAGCTCATCTCTTTGCTGTTTTTCAGGGTCTTCTGAAAGTGCTTGCTGGAATAGATACCAACTTCACTGTCACTTCAAAGGCATCTGATGATGATGGCGAGTTTGCCGAGCTTTATGTTTTCAAATGGACATCACTTCTCATTCCTCCAACCACAGTACTCATTATCAACCTGGTGGGCATTGTGGCCGGCGTGTCGTATGCTATAAACAGTGGTTACCAATCCTGGGGTCCTCTTTTTGGCAAGCTTTTCTTTGCCATCTGGGTGATTGCTCATTTGTATCCTTTCTTGAAAGGTTTGGTGGGTCGCCAAAATCGTACCCCAACAATTGTCATCGTGTGGTCTATACTTCTTGCTTCCATCTTCTCATTGCTGTGGGTGCGTATCGACCCCTTCACCTCAGAAGCTACAAAAGCTGCTGCTAATGGTCAATGTGGCATCAACTGTTAG
- the LOC121229177 gene encoding uncharacterized protein, with protein sequence MLRRMSFYALSSKPLLKAKLSANKEREKKEFFVPLPNSITTTEKSLRRELKGIQGMAGVGGGGVRRYGTVVVEVWGCCSGGMGFGISGPKLAYYSCVYID encoded by the exons ATGTTGCGGAGAATGAGCTTTTACGCTCTGTCTTCAAAGCCTCTTTTGAAGGCTAAACTTTCAGCAAACAAAGAACGAGAAAAAAAAGAGTTCTTTGTCCCTTTGCCGAACTCGATTACAACGACGGAGAAATCACTCCGACGCGAGCTCAAAGGGATTCAG GGTATGGCCGGTGTTGGTGGTGGGGGTGTCAGACGGTATGGGACTGTTGTAGTGGAGGTATGGGGCTGTTGTAGTGGGGGTATGGGGTTTGGTATtagtgggccaaaattggcctactacAGCTGCGTTTACATAGattga
- the LOC107943665 gene encoding zinc finger Ran-binding domain-containing protein 2, with product MSRPGDWNCRSCQHLNFQRRDSCQRCGEPRPGGGDRGGDYGSFGGRGGSSFGFTGPDVRPGDWYCTVGNCGAHNFASRSSCFKCGAAKDESSGGFESDIPRMRGYGFSTGSSSRSNWKSGDWICTRSGCNEHNFASRMECFRCNAPRDSTHKSSY from the exons ATGAGCAGGCCAGGAGACTGGAATTGCAGGTCATGCCAACACCTCAACTTCCAAAGGAGGGACTCATGCCAGCGCTGTGGAGAACCAAGACCTGGTGGTGGTGACAGAGGCGGCGACTATGGAAGCTTTGGTGGCAGGGGTGGCTCATCTTTCGGGTTTACTGGACCCGATGTTAGGCCTGGTGACTGGTATTGCACTGTGGGCAACTGCGGTGCTCACAACTTCGCCAGCAGGTCGAGCTGCTTCAAATGTGGTGCGGCCAAAGATGAATCATCCGGAGGATTTGAAAGTGACATCCCACGTATGAGGGGTTATGGTTTTAGCACTGGCAGCTCTAGTCGCTCTAACTGGAAATCTGGAGACTGGATTTGCACCAG GTCGGGTTGCAATGAACACAACTTCGCCAGCAGGATGGAATGTTTCAGATGCAATGCACCAAGGGACTCCACCCACAAATCTTCAtactaa